ATGCACAGGCCGCCACCTTCCCGGTGGGCACCGACCATCGCGGCTACCGTTTCCTGCGCCTGCCGGTCGAGGCCGTTCAGCGGTTCGTCCAGCAGCCAGATCTTGGCGTCCTGTCCCGCGAGCCGCGCCAGCGCTGCCCGCTTCCGCTGGCCGGTGGACAGGTAGCGTACCGGGATGCCCAGCAGCGGGGTCAGGCCCAGCCGCTCGTACACGGGCGACGGATCGGCGGTCCTGTCGAGCCGGCCCCAGAAAGCCAGCGCCTTCTCCAGCGTCGCCTCGCCGTCGAGCGCCAGCCGCTCGTCCAGCATGGCGACCGGGCCTGTCCGTTCGACGCGGCCGGCAAACGGGCGCGACAGCCCGGCGAGCAGGCGCATCAGACTGGTCTTGCCGACGCCGTTGGGTCCGGTCACATGCAGCGCGTCGCCTGCCTCGAGCGACAGCGAAAGCCCGCGGAAAAGCAGGCGCTCGCCCCGTCGGCAGGCTAGGTCGGTGGCGGCGAGACGCGCTTGCATGGACAGGCGCGATAAGCGAAAGCCGCACGCGTCACAACGATTGCGATTGGGTGGAGATTATCGATGAGCGTGAGCAAACTGACGGCGAAGGAACGCGAAACCTGGCTCTCCGCGCTGGAGGACTGGACCTTGGCCGATGACCGCGATGCCATCCAGCGCACCATCGAATTCGCCGATTTCAGCGAAGCGTGGGGCTTCATGAGCCGCGTCGCCCTGCTTGCCGATAGCCAGGATCACCACCCCGAGTGGTTCAACGTCTACAACAAGGTCGAAATCACACTGACAACGCATGACGCGGACGGTCTGTCGCAGCGCGACGTCAAGATGGCGAAGGCAATCGACGCCCTGCTCTAGGCTGGCTCTCAGCGGCCAAGCGGGCGACTGTTGCTGCGCGACATCTTGCGAACGCGGCCGGGCATCCAGCGCGAGGCGAAGGCCATCCTGCGCGCGGTCTTGCCGACCTTCACGTGCAATTCGCTGCCATGGACGGCCCGCCACGCGGCCTCGCCCACTTCCTCGACCGGGGTGATTTCCAGCCCCCCGTCCTTCACCCGCTGGCGAATGCGCTCGTTCGATTTCGCATTGGGCGCGATGTCGAGCAGGGGCGTGTCGATGAAGCTGGGCATCAGGGATCGCACCTCGATCCCGTGTTCCGCCCATTCGGCATCCAGGCTTTCGGTCAGTGCGCGCACGCCGAACTTGGTCGCGGAATAGACGCTGGCGCCGCCGGTTCCATAAAGGCCCGCCGCGCTCGCCGTGTTGAGCAGGCACGAT
This is a stretch of genomic DNA from Erythrobacteraceae bacterium WH01K. It encodes these proteins:
- the ccmA gene encoding heme ABC exporter ATP-binding protein CcmA, which gives rise to MQARLAATDLACRRGERLLFRGLSLSLEAGDALHVTGPNGVGKTSLMRLLAGLSRPFAGRVERTGPVAMLDERLALDGEATLEKALAFWGRLDRTADPSPVYERLGLTPLLGIPVRYLSTGQRKRAALARLAGQDAKIWLLDEPLNGLDRQAQETVAAMVGAHREGGGLCIIASHQPTGLDIPALALEPAA
- a CDS encoding 4a-hydroxytetrahydrobiopterin dehydratase, which codes for MSVSKLTAKERETWLSALEDWTLADDRDAIQRTIEFADFSEAWGFMSRVALLADSQDHHPEWFNVYNKVEITLTTHDADGLSQRDVKMAKAIDALL
- a CDS encoding SDR family oxidoreductase — its product is MAERKAIFITGGASGIGRAIALRFAKEGWFIGLGDVNDGGMMETEALTGNGFTYRHVFDVRDRDAWDVALEAFSLAAGGRIDVLANNAGIPLGGSLADNSTQEIERCLDINLKGAFFGAQAALPYLQKTAPGSCLLNTASAAGLYGTGGASVYSATKFGVRALTESLDAEWAEHGIEVRSLMPSFIDTPLLDIAPNAKSNERIRQRVKDGGLEITPVEEVGEAAWRAVHGSELHVKVGKTARRMAFASRWMPGRVRKMSRSNSRPLGR